The following are encoded in a window of Rubellicoccus peritrichatus genomic DNA:
- a CDS encoding YMGG-like glycine zipper-containing protein, with the protein MKVHLYPATIISIVLAVLLTGCNETQRTLGGGAIGAGTGAGIGAAVGGGEGAIAGALIGGLGGAAIGNATADDSSSSSTNNTQAEQQSIDQQRQELEQQRLDLEQQKLDLEQQKLQQEQDNLNNQSQTQS; encoded by the coding sequence ATGAAAGTGCATTTATATCCTGCAACAATCATTAGTATTGTCCTGGCAGTCCTACTGACAGGATGTAATGAAACACAACGCACGCTCGGCGGCGGTGCAATTGGAGCGGGAACCGGTGCAGGTATCGGTGCTGCGGTCGGAGGTGGCGAAGGTGCCATCGCAGGAGCATTAATTGGCGGGCTTGGCGGCGCCGCAATAGGAAATGCCACAGCGGATGACTCCTCCAGCTCTTCAACAAACAACACTCAGGCTGAGCAACAAAGCATTGACCAGCAAAGGCAGGAGCTGGAACAGCAACGACTTGATTTGGAACAGCAAAAGCTGGACCTTGAACAACAAAAGCTCCAACAGGAACAGGATAACTTAAACAATCAGTCCCAGACTCAATCATGA
- the recN gene encoding DNA repair protein RecN yields the protein MLHYLKVENLALMDRSELEFGTGFTVVTGETGAGKSVLLGALSILAGNRVDKSVIRQGQAHCSVEAILHFADASTIDADLEALGLPLCEEGQLVLRRVIHQQKPARVHINGAVATLASLQSLGESWVDFHGPGEPQKLFQGRRQLELLDHFSGNDEKLRTYKEAFVKWRELLEQAEALRSGERLSADEAEFIRSQIESIDSVDVSEESIANLERDYARIDKAQELAALTESLEFGIGGEVGLSAQIPALIRAAHELVEIDSGAAELCRRLDALAIEVDDLAAEFGALGTGLDIDEETASSIQEQMQTWLSLKRKYGPTVSDVLSKRDALKERLESQGNVAEKLEGLDADAVKQEARLRSLGKTLTRERRRGAKELSTKARKLLARLGFKKAEFTIEIIDEIELKSYGDTICQFLFAPNAGQDLMPLNKIASSGETARVMLALKAVLAAADSTPLLVFDEVDANVGGEIGAEVGRELAALAGAHQVLCVTHLPQVAAYGRQHFVVEKSQSKKSTTVMIKPIDESPKDRETEIARMLGDRKSSSAKTHARELLESSVVLRQAGK from the coding sequence GTGCTTCATTATTTAAAAGTCGAAAACCTTGCTTTGATGGACCGTTCTGAACTCGAGTTCGGGACCGGGTTTACAGTTGTGACTGGTGAGACCGGAGCGGGTAAAAGTGTGTTACTTGGAGCATTGTCGATTCTGGCAGGCAATCGCGTTGACAAATCTGTCATTCGGCAAGGGCAGGCACACTGTTCCGTTGAGGCGATTTTGCACTTTGCAGATGCCAGTACTATTGACGCTGATCTTGAAGCACTGGGTTTGCCGCTTTGCGAGGAAGGCCAACTGGTTTTACGACGAGTCATACATCAACAGAAGCCCGCTCGAGTCCATATCAATGGAGCTGTGGCAACTTTGGCCTCGCTTCAGAGCCTGGGAGAATCCTGGGTGGATTTCCACGGTCCGGGTGAACCGCAAAAGCTTTTTCAAGGTAGGCGTCAATTGGAGTTGCTGGACCATTTTTCGGGTAATGACGAAAAACTGCGGACATACAAAGAAGCATTTGTAAAATGGCGTGAACTTCTGGAACAGGCCGAGGCATTGCGTTCTGGTGAACGGCTCTCTGCTGATGAGGCTGAATTCATTCGATCTCAAATTGAGTCAATTGATTCTGTTGATGTATCTGAAGAGTCTATTGCAAATCTGGAGCGTGATTATGCCCGTATCGATAAAGCGCAGGAGTTGGCTGCGTTGACCGAATCTCTCGAGTTTGGCATCGGTGGTGAGGTTGGCCTGTCAGCTCAAATCCCTGCCTTGATTCGGGCAGCTCATGAATTAGTTGAGATTGACTCAGGTGCTGCTGAGTTATGTCGCCGGCTGGATGCACTCGCAATAGAAGTCGATGATCTGGCTGCAGAGTTTGGTGCTTTAGGAACGGGGCTTGATATCGATGAAGAGACTGCAAGTTCCATTCAGGAACAGATGCAGACTTGGCTTTCACTCAAGCGTAAATACGGTCCAACGGTCAGTGATGTGCTCTCTAAGCGTGACGCATTGAAAGAGCGTCTCGAGTCACAAGGCAATGTTGCGGAAAAGCTGGAGGGACTTGATGCGGATGCAGTGAAGCAGGAAGCCCGCTTACGGTCGCTTGGAAAAACACTGACACGGGAGCGCAGGCGTGGCGCCAAAGAGCTTTCCACAAAAGCTCGAAAGCTTCTTGCGCGTCTGGGTTTCAAAAAAGCTGAGTTCACTATTGAGATTATCGACGAGATTGAACTCAAGTCCTATGGAGATACGATCTGCCAGTTCTTGTTTGCGCCCAATGCGGGTCAAGATTTGATGCCACTCAATAAGATTGCATCGAGTGGTGAAACCGCACGAGTCATGCTAGCTCTAAAGGCAGTACTCGCAGCAGCTGATTCAACACCGCTTCTGGTCTTTGACGAAGTTGACGCAAATGTCGGTGGTGAGATCGGAGCAGAAGTGGGACGCGAGTTGGCAGCTTTGGCTGGCGCGCATCAGGTCCTTTGTGTCACTCACTTGCCTCAGGTTGCAGCTTATGGACGTCAGCACTTCGTTGTCGAAAAATCGCAATCGAAAAAGTCGACAACGGTTATGATCAAGCCGATTGACGAATCTCCCAAAGATCGCGAAACCGAGATCGCGCGCATGCTTGGTGACCGCAAATCGTCTTCAGCAAAAACACATGCACGGGAGCTGCTGGAAAGCAGCGTCGTCTTGCGTCAGGCTGGAAAGTAA